The Stenotrophomonas maltophilia sequence GCTCCTGGACAGGCCGGCCATCATCGTCAGCGCGGACGCCGCCGGGTTCCAGAGCGATACACGTCACACCCCGGTCAATCCAGCACAGCCGTGCAAGCCACCCACCGGGCCGTGCGCTGTACTGCCGGCGGTACCGGCATGTCCGCCGGCGCCGCCCCTCCCTTCCGCCAAGGAAACCGCAATGAGCAACTTCGTCACCGTCGCCGACGGCGCCCGCATCTTCTACAAGGATTGGGGTACCGGCCAGCCGATCGTGTTCGCCCACGGCTGGCCGCTGTCGTCCGATGCCTGGGACCCGCAGATGCTGTTCATGGGCCAGAACGGCTTCCGCGTGATCGCTCACGACCGTCGCAGCCACGGCCGTTCGAGCCAGACCTGGGATGGCAACAACATGGACACCTACGCCGATGACCTGGCCGCGGTGATCGAGGCGCTGGACCTGAAGGACGCGATCCTCGTCGGCCATTCCACCGGTGGTGGCGAAGTGGCGCACTACATCGGCCGCCATGGCAGCCAGCGCGTGGCCAAGGTGGTACTGGTCGGTGCCGTGCCGCCGTTGATGCTGAAGACCGCCAGCAACCCGGCCGGCACCCCGATGGAGGTGTTCGACGGCATCCGCAAGGGTACCGGTGGCGACCGCTCCCAGTTCTTCAAGGATCTGGCCACGCCGTTCTTCGGCGCCAACCGCGATGGCAACAGCGTCACCCAGGGCATGCGTGATGCGTTCTGGCTGCAGGGCATGCTCGGCGGCGTCAAGGGCCAGTACGACTGCATCCATGAGTTCTCGGAAGTCGACTACACCGAAGACCTCAGGAAGATCGACGTGCCAGCACTGGTGGTGCATGGCGATGACGACCAGATCGTGCCGTTCGATGCTTCGGCCAGGCTGTCCTCGCAGATCATCAGGGACGCCGAGCTGAAGGTGTACGCCGGTGCCCCGCACGGACTGACCGTCACCCACGCCGACCAGTTCAACGCCGACCTGCTGGCCTTTGCACGCAATTGATGTCCCGCGGCGGCGCCCCACAGCGCCGCCGCTCCCCCGGTAGTGCCGGCCGCTGGCCGGCAACCCGATGAATCCATCGCGATCTGCGCAGACGGCCAGCGGCCGGCTTTACCAGGTGCCGCTCAGATATCGCTGTGGTGGTGTGGGACCTCAGTCCTGGGTAACGGATCGTGGCCGCCCACGAAGTGACGCACCACCGGCGCACGCTCGCCGCGATGCAGCCCACGCAGCACTTCCTGGATGGCCTTGTCATCGGCGGTGATGCGTTCGTGTTGGCGCAGATGCTCCAGCCATGACGGGGTCACGAAATACTCCAGGTGGATGCCCGGGGTGGCCACGTCCTCGACCACGCCCCAGACCACGGCACCATCGCGGCGGCGGATCGTGCCCAGCGCGCGCATCTGCGCCTGGAACGCGGCACG is a genomic window containing:
- a CDS encoding alpha/beta fold hydrolase; this translates as MSNFVTVADGARIFYKDWGTGQPIVFAHGWPLSSDAWDPQMLFMGQNGFRVIAHDRRSHGRSSQTWDGNNMDTYADDLAAVIEALDLKDAILVGHSTGGGEVAHYIGRHGSQRVAKVVLVGAVPPLMLKTASNPAGTPMEVFDGIRKGTGGDRSQFFKDLATPFFGANRDGNSVTQGMRDAFWLQGMLGGVKGQYDCIHEFSEVDYTEDLRKIDVPALVVHGDDDQIVPFDASARLSSQIIRDAELKVYAGAPHGLTVTHADQFNADLLAFARN